A segment of the Geoglobus ahangari genome:
CTTGCAATATATAAGCTTTGTGATCTGGTATTATAAAAGCCGAAGTATTATTTTTAGAAAAATTTTTAAATGGGGTTGGTAAATAATTAATCATGAACAAATGTCCCATCTGTGGCCACGAACTCTCGGTAGAAGAGGACAGCAACGAGGTAACCAAGGTATCCAGAAAGTGCAGAAAGTGCGGTTTTGAGGCAGTTGACTATGCCATGAAGCACTAAAGCGAGTCGGGGTCGTTTCCCAGCACGACAGTCCACCACCATCTGGCCATGTCAACGAGGTCTCTGCTGAACATGCCGGAAAGTCTGTATTCTCCACCTCTTATGGATATCATTCCCGCTCCCAGGAGCTTGTTTCTCATTGAGTAGAACGATGAGCGGTTCATCTCGAGCATCTTCATAGTCTCCTCCCACTCATCAACCCTAAGCGGTCTTCCAGCCTTCTGCCTCTCCTCGATGAGAGTTATGAACTTCATCGCTTTTATCGCCACCTCCTCCTTCCTGAATATCCTCCTCATTAGCTCGAGAAAAGGGTTCTTGGACTGGGTTATCCTCGCGCTCGCCGAGCTTCTGACGATTATCGACGTTGCCGTCCGCGGTGCGTCGCTGACCTTCATGTTCTCTCATTCTCCAGATAGCTAAAAATCTGTTTCGGATGTTGGGCTGAAAAACTTTTAAAACTCGTTGACAAGCTGGGGTGATGATTATCGCCTTGCCGAACAAGGGCCGGCTGGCAGAGCCCTCCTTAGAGCTGCTGAGGTCTGCCGGGATCAAGGTGGAGAGCGAGGGGAGGAGGCTGATAGCCTCGACCAACAGAGAAGATATCGCGGTCCTCTTCGCGAGGGCCCGGGACATCCCGGAGTACGTTTACAAAGGAGCAGCCCAGGTGGGAATAACCGGGCTGGACATGGTTTATGAGGCTGGGGTGAGCGTTGAGACACTCCTGAAGCTCGACTTCGGGAAGGCAAAGATAGTCGTCGCCGCACCATCGGGCTCGGAGATAAGGAAGGTTGAGGATCTTGAAGGAAGAGCTGTGGCCACGGAGTTCAGGAAGATCACTCAGGACTTCTTCTCTGGGCTTGGAATTGACGTTGAGATCGTGGAGGTAAGTGGAGCGTGCGAAATAGCCCCGTCCATAGGTATAGCCGACGCGATAGTTGACCTGATGTCCACAGGAACCACCCTCAGGCTGAACGGCCTTGAGGTAATCGCAGAGATCATGGAAACGCAGGCTGTGCTGATCGCCAACAGGAAGGTGGTGGATGATTTCAACGTGCAGGCTCTCAAGACCGCCCTTGAGAGCGTTCTGAACGCGAGGGGGATGGTCTACCTGATGATGAACGTCCCGGAGGACAGGCTTGAGGACGTGAAGAGCGTCGCCCCGGGACTGAAGGGGCCGACCGTCATGAAGGTCGAGTCCAACGGAATGCTTGCAGTCCATGTTGTGATCCACGAAAGCCACCTGTTCGAGGTCGTTGAGAGGCTGAAGATGGCTGGAGCGAGAGACATACTGGTGATTCCGGTTCAGAGACTGATATTTTAGCCCGCTTTCCCGTTTTCGGAAACTTCAATTAGGAAAATCTATTTAAGTTGCGGAATTGTGCAGGGATGCAATGTTCCGCAAGATTCTGGTTGCCAATCGTGGCGAGATTGCGGTAAGAGTTATGCGTGCCTGCAAGGAGCTGGGGATAAAAACCGTGGCTGTCTATTCTCTCGCCGACAAGCGTGCCTTTCACCGTGTTTACGCTGACGAGTGTTACTGCATAGGCGATCCCGAGCCGGCAAAGAGCTATCTGAACATGGACGTGATTCTTGAGGTCGCGAAGAAGAGCGGGGCTGAGGCCATACACCCCGGCTACGGGTTCCTTGCGGAGAACCCCGAGTTTGCAAAGAGGTGTGAGGAGGAGGGAATCGTCTTCATAGGTCCCTCACCTGATGTGATCTCGGCAATGGGCTCCAAGATTAACGCGAGGAGGCTGATGAGGGAGGCAGGAGTGCCGGTGGTTCCGGGGAGCGAGGAGCTCAGAACTGCGGATGAGGCCGTTGAGTTCGCGGAGAAGATTGGCTACCCTGTGGCGATAAAGGCCAGCGGAGGTGGGGGTGGGATTGGGATAACCATCGCCAACAACGCCGAGGAGGTCAGGAAGGCGTTTGAGAAGAGCAGGAAGCTCGGAGAGAAGTACTTCAGGGACTCCTCTGTTTACGTTGAGAAGTACCTGCCCAAGCCGAGGCACATAGAGTTTCAGATACTCGCCGACGACAGGAAGGTCATCCACCTCGGCGAGAGGGAGTGCAGCATCCAGAGGAGGCACCAGAAGCTAATTGAAGAGGCACCATCTCCAGCTTTCGACGAGGAGGTGAGGGAGAGGTTCGGGAAGATTGCGGTTAAGGGTGCAAGGCACATAGGCTACAGAAACGCAGGAACGATGGAGTTTCTCTATCAGGACGGGGAGCTTTACTTCCTCGAGATGAACACGAGGCTTCAGGTCGAGCACACCGTGACCGAGATGGTCACGGGAGTGGACATCGTGAAGGAGCAGCTCAGGATAGCTTATGGTGACGGGATAAGCTTCGATCAGGAGGACGTGACGATCAGGGGGCATGCCATAGAGGCGAGGATAAACGCTGAGGATCCGATAAGCTTCCTGCCGAGGAGCGGGAAGATAGTCAGGTACCGCTCCCCTGGCGGGCCTGGAGTGAGGGTTGACAGCGGAGTGCACATGGGGTACGAGATCCCGCCGTACTACGACTCAATGATCTCCAAGCTGGTAGTCTGGGGCAGAACGAGGATTGAGGCGATTGCGAGGATGAGGAGGGCGCTGTACGAGTACATAATTGAGGGTGTCGAGACAAACATCCCCTTCCACATGGTCGTCCTCGAGGATGAGGAGTTTGTTAGGGGTAACACGCACACGAAGTTTGTTGACGAGAGGAACATACCCGAGAGGGTTCTGCAGTCCCTCAAGAGCATCAGGCACCTCAAGACGAGGCTGGACGAGATATTCACGAGGGATCACTACGAGTGCGAGTTCGAGGAGAATATCGTGCCGGTTGCGGTTTCAGCTGTCATGGCCTACATCGAGAGCGAGAGTGTG
Coding sequences within it:
- the hisG gene encoding ATP phosphoribosyltransferase, with protein sequence MIIALPNKGRLAEPSLELLRSAGIKVESEGRRLIASTNREDIAVLFARARDIPEYVYKGAAQVGITGLDMVYEAGVSVETLLKLDFGKAKIVVAAPSGSEIRKVEDLEGRAVATEFRKITQDFFSGLGIDVEIVEVSGACEIAPSIGIADAIVDLMSTGTTLRLNGLEVIAEIMETQAVLIANRKVVDDFNVQALKTALESVLNARGMVYLMMNVPEDRLEDVKSVAPGLKGPTVMKVESNGMLAVHVVIHESHLFEVVERLKMAGARDILVIPVQRLIF
- a CDS encoding acetyl-CoA carboxylase biotin carboxylase subunit gives rise to the protein MFRKILVANRGEIAVRVMRACKELGIKTVAVYSLADKRAFHRVYADECYCIGDPEPAKSYLNMDVILEVAKKSGAEAIHPGYGFLAENPEFAKRCEEEGIVFIGPSPDVISAMGSKINARRLMREAGVPVVPGSEELRTADEAVEFAEKIGYPVAIKASGGGGGIGITIANNAEEVRKAFEKSRKLGEKYFRDSSVYVEKYLPKPRHIEFQILADDRKVIHLGERECSIQRRHQKLIEEAPSPAFDEEVRERFGKIAVKGARHIGYRNAGTMEFLYQDGELYFLEMNTRLQVEHTVTEMVTGVDIVKEQLRIAYGDGISFDQEDVTIRGHAIEARINAEDPISFLPRSGKIVRYRSPGGPGVRVDSGVHMGYEIPPYYDSMISKLVVWGRTRIEAIARMRRALYEYIIEGVETNIPFHMVVLEDEEFVRGNTHTKFVDERNIPERVLQSLKSIRHLKTRLDEIFTRDHYECEFEENIVPVAVSAVMAYIESESVEGLIEAKTSESWKIYHRLKRLGWF